One Tenrec ecaudatus isolate mTenEca1 chromosome 12, mTenEca1.hap1, whole genome shotgun sequence DNA segment encodes these proteins:
- the CARHSP1 gene encoding calcium-regulated heat-stable protein 1 yields the protein MSSEPPPPSQPPTHQASVGLLENPRARERSPSPLRGNVVPSPLPTRRTRTFSATVRASQGPVYKGVCKCFCRSKGHGFITPADGGPDIFLHISDVEGEYVPMEGDEVTYKMCSIPPKNEKLQAVEVVITHLAPGTKHETWSGHVVSS from the exons ATGTCATCCGAGCCTCCCCCTCCGTCGCAGCCCCCCACCCACCAGGCTTCGGTCGGGCTGCTGGAGAACCCGAGGGCCCGAGAACGCTCACCATCCCCGCTGCGAGGCAACGTGGTCCCCAGCCCGCTGCCCACTCGCAGGACAAGGACCTTTTCTGC GACCGTGCGAGCGTCCCAGGGTCCTGTCTACAAAGGCGTCTGCAAATGCTTCTGCCGGTCTAAGGGCCACGGCTTCATCACCCCAGCTGACGGCGGCCCTGACATCTTCCTGCACATCTCTGA CGTGGAAGGCGAGTACGTCCCCATGGAAGGCGACGAGGTTACCTATAAGATGTGCTCTATCCCGCCCAAGAATGAGAAGCTGCAGGCGGTAGAGGTGGTTATCACCCATCTGGCCCCTGGCACCAAGCATGAGACCTGGTCCGGGCACGTGGTCAGCTCCTAG